A single genomic interval of Arthrobacter sp. NicSoilB8 harbors:
- a CDS encoding NAD-dependent epimerase/dehydratase family protein, producing MRILVTGGAGFIGSHVVEILLRQGHDVVVFDKLVKQVHAERGPQFVPDGVRFIQADMFDRAQLIEALKGVDQIVHLAAEVGVGQSMYEISRYVQANTGGTALLLDVLANEPHQVSKIVVASSMSIYGEGSYTCSEHGLQAPRLRSEQQLREHDWELRCPGCGQELTPVPTAESKPLFPTSVYAISKMDQELLCLAVGPAYGIDVTAVRYFNAYGPRQALSNPYTGVAAIFSGRLLNGQRPLVNEDGLQMRDFIHVSDVARATVAALTAPRASGQAINIGIGDPISILEVATLLAETLGVDIEPEITGQFRSGDIRHCWADPTAAKELLDFEPVYRFRTQGVKELVEWVRDQTAIDRQDEAVAELRRRGLSA from the coding sequence ATGCGAATACTCGTTACCGGCGGGGCCGGTTTCATTGGCTCCCATGTTGTGGAGATATTGCTCAGACAGGGACACGACGTGGTGGTGTTCGACAAGCTCGTCAAGCAGGTACACGCCGAGAGGGGGCCGCAGTTCGTGCCGGACGGCGTCCGCTTCATCCAGGCGGACATGTTTGACAGGGCCCAGCTGATTGAGGCGCTCAAGGGAGTCGACCAGATCGTGCATCTTGCTGCCGAGGTCGGCGTCGGGCAGTCAATGTACGAGATCTCCCGCTACGTGCAGGCCAACACGGGCGGGACTGCCCTCCTCCTGGATGTCCTCGCCAACGAACCTCACCAGGTGTCAAAGATTGTCGTCGCCTCGTCGATGTCGATCTACGGCGAGGGCTCCTACACCTGCAGCGAACACGGCCTGCAGGCCCCGCGTTTGCGGTCAGAACAGCAGCTGCGCGAACACGACTGGGAACTCCGCTGCCCCGGCTGCGGCCAGGAGTTGACGCCGGTGCCGACGGCGGAATCGAAGCCGCTGTTTCCGACGTCCGTTTACGCGATTTCCAAGATGGACCAGGAGCTCCTCTGCCTGGCTGTCGGGCCCGCTTACGGGATCGACGTCACCGCCGTGCGCTATTTCAACGCCTACGGGCCGCGACAGGCTCTCTCGAATCCTTACACCGGCGTGGCGGCCATCTTCAGCGGCCGGCTCCTGAACGGCCAGCGGCCCCTGGTCAACGAGGACGGCCTGCAGATGAGGGATTTTATCCATGTCAGCGACGTTGCGCGGGCCACGGTGGCCGCCCTCACCGCCCCGCGGGCGAGCGGTCAAGCCATCAACATCGGCATCGGGGATCCGATCAGTATTCTGGAAGTGGCCACGCTCCTTGCCGAGACCCTCGGCGTGGACATTGAGCCGGAGATCACCGGCCAATTCCGTTCCGGGGACATCCGGCATTGCTGGGCCGATCCGACGGCCGCGAAAGAACTCCTGGATTTCGAGCCGGTCTACCGGTTCCGCACGCAGGGAGTGAAAGAGCTCGTCGAGTGGGTCCGGGATCAAACGGCAATCGACCGTCAAGATGAGGCCGTCGCGGAATTGCGACGCCGGGGACTGAGCGCCTGA
- a CDS encoding UDP-glucuronic acid decarboxylase family protein has product MRVLVTGGAGFLGSHLCEALLNSGNTVVCVDDLSTGQARNVEKFQTNPLFTFINMDVSAELTLNGPLDAIAHLASPASPPDYHRLPLETLAVGSRGTENALRLAREKGARFVLASTSEIYGDPAVHPQTEEYWGNVNSIGPRSVYDEAKRFAEAISTAYARSCGVNVGIVRIFNTFGPRMRPGDGRVVSSFITQALNGSPLTIYGDGTQTRSFCYVDDLIRGIIAMILSDEPGPINLGNPAEHTMLELAQMVLEITGSTSVIEFHQLPVDDPTRRQPDITRASTLLGWLPQVPTSVGLDLTVSFFKSQPLEVRAAAKTVAGAQFEGAAARIRSGNALAKTA; this is encoded by the coding sequence ATGCGAGTTCTTGTCACCGGAGGTGCCGGGTTTCTCGGGTCTCATCTTTGCGAAGCATTACTCAACAGCGGTAACACCGTTGTTTGCGTCGATGACCTGTCCACCGGGCAGGCCAGAAATGTCGAGAAATTCCAGACGAACCCGCTGTTCACGTTTATCAATATGGATGTCAGCGCTGAATTGACGCTGAACGGCCCCCTCGATGCCATCGCTCACCTGGCCAGCCCGGCTTCTCCGCCCGATTACCACCGGCTCCCGCTGGAGACGCTCGCCGTCGGAAGCCGGGGAACCGAAAATGCGCTGCGCCTGGCTCGTGAAAAGGGGGCGCGCTTCGTTTTGGCGTCAACCAGCGAAATCTATGGTGACCCCGCTGTTCATCCGCAAACGGAAGAATATTGGGGCAACGTCAATTCCATCGGCCCGCGGAGCGTTTATGACGAGGCCAAGCGCTTCGCCGAGGCTATCTCCACGGCTTATGCGCGGAGCTGCGGAGTCAATGTCGGCATCGTTCGAATCTTCAACACCTTCGGCCCACGGATGAGGCCCGGTGATGGAAGGGTCGTCTCCAGTTTCATCACCCAGGCCCTCAATGGATCCCCGCTGACGATCTATGGAGACGGCACCCAAACGCGCAGTTTCTGCTACGTCGATGACCTGATTCGGGGAATCATCGCAATGATCCTGAGCGATGAACCCGGCCCCATCAATCTCGGCAATCCCGCGGAACACACCATGCTCGAACTCGCGCAAATGGTCCTTGAGATCACCGGTTCCACGTCGGTCATCGAATTCCATCAGCTTCCGGTCGACGATCCCACCCGCCGGCAGCCGGACATCACCCGCGCCTCAACACTGCTCGGCTGGCTGCCCCAGGTCCCCACGAGCGTGGGCCTTGACCTCACAGTGTCCTTCTTCAAGTCGCAGCCGCTCGAGGTCCGGGCCGCAGCCAAGACCGTCGCCGGCGCCCAGTTCGAGGGCGCAGCGGCGAGGATCCGCTCCGGCAATGCATTGGCCAAGACCGCCTGA
- a CDS encoding DUF1565 domain-containing protein, whose translation MLAGTVVAAFGGFMAKSQLEGPARESTLRSLSGTVGADQHSGSRREEFLGTVKCGRRTLYVSGQGMDSNPGTAEKPLREINTAVRRARPGDLILVDSGTYGYTEVADFRGAPDAWLGIMTRNDEAEAVISVPPPTDNFVNITNSSYVGLFGFEVVGDQNNANTNCSGISVYGGSHHVVLWGNNVHDFPGGGINCFDADGSHDLVDISYNRIHGTSRHSPENTSGISIYAPRDLTGGELLDGGYGYRVVGNYIYDVECTVGFRRGGFDYVTDGNGISLDLIESTYAYRKPILVENNIITGCGGRAVHAFGTVNTDVVRNTVIGNMRTPSPAISGGVEMDGTVDHTVRFRNNVICPLNTPNSTDSVSTYENNVILGGTQSVPLGNVDLRDWGLSYFAGPLTIAALTGGTDPSAFRPAGS comes from the coding sequence GGAACGGTGGGGGCCGACCAACACTCCGGCTCCCGACGTGAGGAGTTTCTCGGGACGGTGAAATGCGGACGCCGCACCCTCTACGTGTCCGGTCAGGGGATGGACAGCAACCCGGGTACGGCAGAGAAGCCCTTGCGGGAGATCAATACCGCCGTCCGGCGAGCCCGGCCGGGGGACCTGATCCTCGTTGATAGCGGTACTTACGGTTACACCGAAGTGGCTGACTTCCGGGGTGCACCCGACGCGTGGCTCGGGATCATGACCCGCAATGATGAAGCCGAAGCGGTGATATCGGTGCCCCCTCCAACGGACAACTTCGTCAACATCACGAATTCCTCATACGTAGGACTTTTCGGCTTTGAGGTTGTGGGCGATCAAAACAATGCCAACACCAACTGCTCGGGAATCTCGGTGTACGGCGGGAGCCACCACGTTGTTCTGTGGGGCAACAATGTTCATGACTTTCCCGGTGGCGGCATCAACTGTTTTGACGCCGACGGCTCGCACGACCTCGTCGATATCAGCTACAACCGGATTCACGGGACTTCCCGTCACAGTCCGGAGAACACTTCCGGCATCAGCATTTATGCACCCCGGGATCTTACTGGGGGTGAACTGCTCGACGGCGGCTACGGGTACCGGGTGGTGGGGAACTACATTTACGACGTCGAATGCACTGTTGGTTTCCGGCGCGGCGGTTTCGATTATGTCACTGACGGGAACGGGATTTCGCTTGATCTCATTGAGAGCACTTACGCCTACCGGAAACCGATCCTGGTGGAAAACAACATCATTACCGGCTGTGGAGGAAGGGCGGTGCACGCCTTCGGGACCGTGAATACCGACGTTGTGCGGAACACCGTCATTGGGAACATGCGCACCCCCAGTCCGGCCATTTCCGGGGGCGTGGAAATGGACGGGACAGTTGACCACACGGTGCGTTTCCGAAATAACGTGATTTGCCCGCTCAACACCCCCAACAGCACCGACTCCGTGTCCACCTATGAGAACAATGTCATCCTGGGGGGAACGCAATCGGTGCCGCTGGGGAATGTAGATCTGCGGGACTGGGGTTTGAGCTACTTCGCTGGACCACTCACCATCGCCGCGTTGACCGGCGGCACGGACCCTTCGGCGTTCCGGCCCGCCGGTTCCTGA
- a CDS encoding glycosyltransferase family 2 protein, which yields MHGVLLTVYGVVQVLFLVSLLVTIWFLTLKVNLIRPARKSHRSTSGPPIILFYPVLNELEATMRTTFTGISRSHYPKKLLRVVAIPNDDDVTTIASLRRLQKEFQFLEIQPVPPTTDPSWRAVFSSWDNNPKAYWWHAGKRTGETQLPPKKTRQLIWAMYTVAGSHPEALLSYIDADSIVPEDYFETAAQGIKDYDVIQFTNISGNLMHSWASSFFAMDHISWDSTLYKHMTAGGKHPYYVLGKGLFFRVADLLEVGGFHPWLTIEDPEIGMRMWTNGYRLGVVESPLVEEVPATFSQGITQRKRWMAGFFQSLGGPLIQMGMPLGKRIRARLNFVPCLSLALNPIGLFVGVWAVVGAVTSPTQFIGTPLIVLSVLNIVLAVAVIGYGQYRAWKMSEPVLTRPRDRARFLLRVNPLFLMGYWLWWSIPLAIGFTMFLRDTGLVWERTEKTDANRELLTETAGVIQEPAGRNAEGSVPPVNAAMVSGPAK from the coding sequence ATGCACGGGGTACTTCTCACCGTCTATGGCGTGGTTCAGGTGCTTTTTCTGGTGAGCCTGCTCGTCACCATCTGGTTCCTGACCCTCAAGGTGAACCTGATTCGGCCCGCGCGAAAGTCTCATCGGTCGACGTCGGGGCCTCCTATCATCTTGTTCTACCCGGTCCTCAACGAACTCGAAGCGACAATGCGGACGACGTTCACCGGCATATCGCGGTCACACTATCCGAAGAAACTGTTGCGCGTGGTCGCCATCCCCAACGACGACGACGTCACCACCATTGCCTCGCTGCGGCGGCTTCAGAAGGAATTCCAGTTCCTGGAGATCCAGCCCGTCCCGCCGACAACTGACCCAAGCTGGCGTGCCGTCTTCTCGTCATGGGACAACAACCCCAAGGCTTATTGGTGGCATGCCGGGAAACGAACCGGGGAGACGCAGCTGCCGCCGAAGAAAACACGGCAGCTGATATGGGCGATGTACACCGTCGCCGGCAGCCATCCGGAGGCGCTGCTGTCCTATATCGATGCGGACAGCATCGTTCCGGAGGACTACTTCGAGACGGCCGCCCAGGGCATCAAGGATTACGACGTCATCCAGTTCACGAACATCTCGGGCAACCTGATGCATTCGTGGGCATCATCGTTCTTCGCCATGGACCATATCTCGTGGGATTCCACGCTGTACAAGCACATGACTGCCGGGGGAAAGCATCCGTACTATGTGCTCGGCAAGGGCCTGTTCTTCCGGGTTGCCGATTTGCTGGAAGTGGGCGGTTTCCATCCCTGGCTCACTATCGAGGATCCGGAAATCGGGATGCGGATGTGGACCAACGGCTACCGCCTGGGCGTCGTCGAATCCCCGCTCGTGGAGGAGGTTCCGGCAACCTTCAGTCAGGGAATCACGCAGCGAAAACGATGGATGGCGGGGTTCTTCCAGTCTCTGGGTGGACCACTGATCCAGATGGGCATGCCGCTGGGCAAACGGATCCGCGCGCGCCTGAATTTCGTTCCCTGCCTGTCGCTGGCCCTGAACCCGATTGGCCTGTTCGTCGGCGTCTGGGCCGTTGTGGGTGCGGTGACGTCACCGACGCAGTTCATCGGCACGCCGCTGATTGTGCTGTCCGTGCTGAACATCGTTCTCGCCGTTGCGGTGATCGGCTACGGCCAGTACCGGGCGTGGAAAATGAGCGAGCCTGTGCTGACCCGGCCGCGGGACCGGGCGCGGTTCCTGCTGCGGGTCAACCCCCTGTTCCTCATGGGGTATTGGCTGTGGTGGTCCATTCCGCTCGCCATCGGCTTCACCATGTTCCTCCGCGACACCGGGCTGGTGTGGGAACGAACCGAAAAGACCGATGCCAACCGCGAACTCCTCACGGAAACCGCAGGCGTCATTCAGGAACCGGCGGGCCGGAACGCCGAAGGGTCCGTGCCGCCGGTCAACGCGGCGATGGTGAGTGGTCCAGCGAAGTAG
- a CDS encoding ester cyclase encodes MSEGVGLIERFYKDVIESGNLALIDELATDGYVDHEMALPGQPAGKDGVKFFVNTMRSAFPDIKVKEIEPTVAAGNMEACHVVLTGTHRGDLAGIPATGKSVEFDCTDIIRVEEGKVAEHWGTTDNLSLMQQIGAVAVG; translated from the coding sequence ATGTCTGAAGGTGTTGGATTGATTGAGCGGTTTTACAAGGACGTCATAGAGAGCGGAAACCTCGCCCTCATTGACGAGCTGGCCACGGATGGCTACGTGGATCACGAAATGGCCCTCCCCGGGCAACCTGCCGGCAAAGATGGTGTCAAATTCTTCGTGAACACGATGCGGTCGGCTTTCCCGGATATCAAGGTCAAGGAGATCGAGCCCACGGTCGCCGCCGGAAACATGGAAGCGTGCCACGTGGTTCTCACGGGTACTCACCGTGGGGACCTGGCCGGCATCCCGGCGACGGGCAAGAGCGTCGAGTTCGACTGCACTGACATCATCCGTGTCGAAGAAGGCAAGGTGGCCGAGCACTGGGGCACCACGGACAACCTGAGCCTCATGCAGCAGATTGGCGCCGTGGCTGTTGGCTGA